Proteins encoded by one window of Flexibacter flexilis DSM 6793:
- a CDS encoding Na+/H+ antiporter — protein sequence MLEHFPFYLALIVLIVLLIMLSNKIKVAYPVLLVLAGLSISFIPSTPVLKIEPELIFVIFLPPLLYEAAWANSWKELWHWRRIISSFAFIVVFFTAISVALVANWFIPGFSLALGFLLGGIVSPPDAVSASAILKFVTVPKRMSSILEGESLLNDASSLIIFRFGMIAVATGQFVWYQAAMSFGWMILGGIVIGLAVGIIFLKSHKWLPTDANMDIILTLVTPYVMYIVAEEFHASGVLAVVSGGLFLSYHRHAFLSVSSRLRGENVWQSLVFVLNGLVFLLIGLDLPEITEGLKHEGFSFYQATAYGLLITLVLILGRIVAAFGALVVTMVAGRFITVADRNPGFKAPIVFGWTGMRGVVSLAAALSIPVTLDNGAFFPQRNLILYITFVVILVTLVLQGLTLPWLIKKVNVPTFNDHFTEEETEKMLREELAKISLEHLQEHHANDLATSFHLQKMAKYWENQAQNEENNYCPAHIKEIHLRMLEKQRHLLVDKNRTESRIDEEIIRKYLHRIDLEEEKLRVE from the coding sequence ATGCTCGAACATTTTCCTTTTTATTTGGCTCTTATCGTCCTGATAGTGCTGCTGATTATGCTTAGCAACAAAATCAAAGTAGCGTATCCTGTGCTGCTGGTGCTGGCGGGTTTGAGCATTAGTTTTATTCCCAGTACACCAGTGCTCAAAATCGAACCCGAATTAATTTTTGTGATTTTTCTGCCGCCTTTGCTCTACGAAGCGGCGTGGGCAAACTCTTGGAAAGAGCTTTGGCATTGGCGCAGAATCATTAGCAGTTTTGCGTTTATTGTGGTGTTTTTTACGGCTATTTCGGTGGCACTGGTGGCCAACTGGTTTATTCCTGGGTTTTCGTTGGCGTTGGGCTTTTTGTTGGGCGGCATCGTCTCGCCACCTGATGCGGTGAGTGCCAGTGCAATTCTAAAATTCGTAACCGTTCCCAAAAGAATGTCGTCTATATTGGAAGGCGAAAGTTTGCTCAATGACGCGTCCTCGCTGATTATTTTTCGTTTTGGCATGATAGCCGTCGCCACAGGCCAATTTGTTTGGTATCAGGCCGCTATGAGTTTTGGCTGGATGATTTTGGGCGGAATTGTCATTGGCTTGGCGGTCGGAATTATCTTTCTCAAATCGCACAAATGGCTTCCCACCGATGCGAACATGGATATTATCCTGACCTTGGTTACGCCTTACGTCATGTACATTGTGGCGGAAGAGTTTCATGCATCGGGCGTGTTGGCGGTGGTCAGTGGCGGACTTTTCTTGTCGTATCACAGGCACGCGTTTTTGAGTGTTTCTTCGCGTTTGCGCGGCGAAAATGTTTGGCAAAGCCTTGTTTTTGTCCTTAATGGCTTGGTGTTTTTGCTCATTGGTCTGGACTTGCCCGAAATCACGGAAGGACTCAAACACGAAGGTTTTAGTTTTTATCAAGCTACCGCTTACGGATTGCTCATTACGTTGGTGCTGATTTTGGGGCGTATCGTGGCCGCGTTTGGTGCGTTGGTCGTGACGATGGTAGCTGGTCGTTTTATTACGGTGGCCGACCGCAACCCAGGTTTTAAAGCTCCGATTGTTTTTGGCTGGACGGGAATGCGCGGCGTAGTATCGTTGGCGGCGGCATTGTCCATTCCCGTAACATTGGATAACGGTGCTTTTTTCCCACAACGCAACCTTATTTTATACATTACTTTTGTCGTGATTCTGGTTACGCTGGTGCTGCAAGGGCTTACGTTGCCTTGGCTTATCAAAAAAGTAAATGTGCCGACTTTCAATGACCATTTCACGGAAGAAGAAACCGAAAAAATGCTTCGTGAGGAGTTGGCCAAAATCTCGCTGGAGCATCTGCAAGAGCATCATGCCAACGACTTGGCAACTAGTTTTCATTTACAAAAAATGGCTAAATATTGGGAAAATCAGGCGCAGAACGAAGAAAACAACTACTGTCCAGCGCATATCAAAGAAATTCATTTGAGGATGTTGGAGAAACAACGCCATTTGCTTGTGGACAAAAACAGAACAGAGTCACGCATCGACGAAGAAATTATTCGCAAATACCTGCATCGGATAGATTTGGAAGAAGAAAAACTCAGGGTAGAGTAA
- a CDS encoding DUF1648 domain-containing protein codes for MKTRNPRPRLRVELTAADRFLEWIGAGILLFLIGFSVFVYLHLPEIIPTHYDLHGQTDANGSKTSIFTLPLVALVLFVGMSILNQYPHNFNYLTEITPENAPQQYKNATQMIRIAKLCIVLIFSLIAVSTYLVANHYIENLTIWLVPVVLLLSFAPLVWFIGRHA; via the coding sequence ATGAAAACACGCAATCCACGCCCCAGACTTCGCGTCGAACTCACCGCCGCCGACCGCTTTTTGGAATGGATTGGCGCGGGCATTTTGCTGTTTCTGATAGGCTTTAGTGTGTTTGTGTACTTGCATTTGCCCGAAATTATCCCGACACATTACGACCTGCACGGTCAAACCGATGCCAACGGTTCCAAAACAAGTATTTTTACACTGCCGCTGGTGGCTTTAGTGCTGTTCGTGGGCATGAGTATTCTGAATCAATACCCGCATAATTTCAATTATTTAACCGAAATTACCCCCGAAAATGCCCCGCAACAATACAAAAACGCTACACAAATGATTCGCATAGCCAAATTATGTATTGTGTTGATTTTTTCACTCATTGCGGTAAGCACTTACTTGGTAGCCAATCATTATATTGAAAATCTAACGATTTGGCTCGTGCCCGTGGTATTGCTGCTAAGTTTTGCGCCTTTGGTGTGGTTTATCGGTCGGCACGCATGA
- a CDS encoding DUF721 domain-containing protein, producing MEYFKWNKHAPRKNGARPLGDVIDELLNVYKLRGKLNETQIVDAWPKVMGAAIANRTASTPFIRNQILYVKLTSAPLRQQLSMHKSNIISMLNESVGAEVIRDVIFQ from the coding sequence ATGGAATATTTCAAATGGAACAAACACGCGCCTCGTAAAAATGGGGCGCGGCCTTTGGGCGACGTGATAGACGAGCTACTCAACGTGTACAAGTTGCGGGGCAAACTCAACGAAACCCAAATCGTGGATGCTTGGCCTAAAGTAATGGGCGCGGCCATCGCCAATCGCACGGCTTCAACGCCTTTTATTCGCAATCAGATTTTGTATGTAAAACTCACGTCTGCGCCATTGCGCCAACAGCTTTCTATGCACAAATCCAACATTATCAGCATGTTGAACGAGTCTGTTGGAGCAGAAGTAATACGCGACGTTATTTTTCAGTAA
- a CDS encoding STAS domain-containing protein, producing MNLEIEKSEQYALVRVANESIDHEDSQILQTKLLELLDSEDVTNVILDTNAIVHADESVLGAITFAHKRFAERGDILVVTGARPSLKQIIETAQIENLEMLPTIAEGVDLVFMHEIEKQLRSEGGEEF from the coding sequence ATGAATTTGGAAATAGAAAAATCGGAGCAATACGCGCTGGTTCGTGTTGCCAACGAGAGCATAGACCACGAAGATTCCCAAATCCTGCAAACCAAACTGTTGGAATTGCTGGACTCGGAAGACGTTACGAATGTGATTTTGGACACAAACGCCATTGTGCACGCCGACGAGTCGGTGCTTGGTGCAATCACTTTTGCGCACAAACGCTTTGCAGAACGTGGTGATATTCTGGTGGTTACGGGTGCACGCCCAAGCTTGAAACAAATCATTGAAACCGCCCAAATCGAGAATTTGGAAATGCTGCCCACCATTGCCGAAGGCGTGGACTTAGTGTTTATGCACGAAATAGAAAAGCAATTGCGCAGCGAAGGCGGCGAGGAATTCTAA
- a CDS encoding phosphoribosylaminoimidazolesuccinocarboxamide synthase — protein MEAIRETHFSFPQQVGFYKGKVRDVYAFPDRLAMVATDRISAFDVVLPRPIPYKGQVLNQIAAYFLKATADIVPNWVQAVPDPNVTVGIRCQAFAVEMVIRGYLVGHAWREYNAGKRTLCGVPLPEGLRENDKLPAPIITPTTKAAEGHDQDISKEEILAQGIVSAEDYAVLERYTHALYQRGNEMAAKRGLILADTKYEFGKVDDTIYVIDEIHTPDSSRYFYADSFDERQAKGEAQKQLSKEFVRQWLISNGFQGKDGQVVPTMSDEFVLSVSERYIELYELVTGQAFVKDNENTDILARIEQNILAALA, from the coding sequence ATGGAAGCTATCCGCGAAACCCATTTTTCTTTTCCACAACAAGTGGGATTTTACAAAGGCAAAGTACGTGACGTGTACGCCTTCCCCGACCGTTTGGCGATGGTTGCCACCGACCGCATCTCGGCTTTTGATGTAGTGTTGCCGCGCCCGATTCCCTACAAAGGGCAGGTACTCAATCAAATTGCAGCGTATTTCTTGAAGGCCACCGCCGACATCGTGCCCAACTGGGTGCAAGCCGTGCCCGACCCAAATGTTACTGTCGGGATTCGTTGCCAAGCCTTTGCCGTAGAAATGGTGATTCGTGGGTATTTGGTTGGTCACGCATGGCGCGAATACAACGCAGGCAAACGCACGCTTTGCGGTGTGCCACTGCCCGAAGGTTTGCGCGAAAACGACAAATTGCCAGCCCCAATTATTACCCCAACTACCAAAGCCGCCGAAGGCCACGACCAAGATATTTCTAAAGAAGAAATTTTGGCGCAAGGCATTGTTTCGGCAGAAGATTACGCCGTTTTGGAACGCTACACCCACGCGCTTTACCAACGTGGCAACGAAATGGCCGCCAAACGCGGGCTTATTTTGGCCGATACCAAATACGAATTTGGCAAAGTGGACGACACGATTTATGTCATCGACGAAATACATACGCCTGATTCTTCGCGCTATTTTTACGCCGATAGCTTCGACGAAAGACAGGCTAAAGGCGAGGCGCAAAAGCAACTTTCTAAAGAATTTGTGCGCCAATGGCTCATTAGTAATGGTTTTCAGGGAAAAGATGGCCAAGTTGTACCTACTATGTCTGATGAGTTTGTGCTAAGCGTATCTGAAAGATACATAGAGCTTTATGAGTTGGTTACGGGTCAGGCATTTGTAAAAGACAACGAAAACACCGATATTTTGGCTCGTATAGAACAAAATATTTTGGCTGCTTTGGCCTAA
- a CDS encoding HaeII family restriction endonuclease gives MMKAKNALDKVIEKARVHLYKPIQIAEILYRDRVEQDINLQDLATYRTTSKKWRDIICLQFLGRTSTSSARYQDDIFNENAIPPSILVELGKENKQKNGIIEAYIYQKFAQRFSQMSAGLDYCQTHDKSDFQLDDFLAMFWNEAGLRRSIDKIYEIVVYALFSALVEALEVSVEVSFNPDKAAILSEFEDFAYRVIQLSTEQKSIKLKARINRVGVTNAADRGLDMWANFGLAIQIKHLSLTEELAENIVSSVSADRIVIVCKDSEQKIILSVLNQIGWKSRVQSIITETDLLNWYEKALRGKFAYAVGDNILTKLREEIQVEFPATDNKEFQKFMSQRGYDKLFDSDWNINI, from the coding sequence GGATAAAGTAATAGAGAAGGCAAGAGTACATTTGTATAAGCCTATTCAAATTGCCGAAATTTTATATCGTGATAGGGTAGAACAGGATATAAATCTGCAAGATTTGGCAACTTATCGCACCACATCTAAAAAATGGCGTGACATTATATGCCTTCAATTTTTGGGAAGAACATCAACTTCGTCTGCACGTTATCAGGACGATATTTTCAATGAAAATGCAATTCCTCCAAGCATATTGGTAGAGCTTGGTAAAGAAAATAAGCAGAAAAACGGAATTATAGAAGCCTATATCTATCAAAAATTTGCGCAAAGATTTTCTCAAATGTCCGCTGGATTAGATTATTGCCAGACACATGACAAGTCTGATTTTCAGTTAGATGATTTTCTTGCGATGTTTTGGAATGAAGCAGGACTCAGAAGAAGTATAGATAAAATTTATGAAATAGTGGTTTACGCGCTATTTTCCGCATTGGTTGAAGCATTAGAAGTATCTGTTGAGGTGAGTTTTAATCCAGACAAAGCAGCAATATTGAGCGAGTTTGAGGATTTTGCTTATCGTGTCATACAACTTTCAACAGAACAAAAAAGTATTAAGTTGAAAGCAAGAATCAATAGAGTTGGTGTAACTAATGCCGCAGACAGAGGGTTAGATATGTGGGCAAATTTTGGATTGGCAATTCAAATAAAACATTTATCCCTTACTGAAGAATTAGCTGAAAATATAGTTTCGTCTGTTTCGGCAGACAGAATTGTAATAGTTTGCAAAGATTCAGAACAGAAAATTATTCTGTCTGTTTTAAATCAAATCGGTTGGAAGTCCAGAGTGCAGAGCATTATTACAGAAACTGACCTTTTGAATTGGTACGAAAAAGCTCTTAGAGGTAAATTTGCATACGCTGTTGGGGATAATATTTTGACGAAACTTAGAGAAGAAATACAGGTAGAATTTCCTGCCACAGACAATAAAGAATTTCAGAAATTTATGAGTCAAAGAGGTTATGACAAACTTTTTGACTCGGATTGGAATATTAATATTTAA